The nucleotide window ttttttttcaacgtttatttattttttgggacagagagagacagagcatgaacgggggaggggcagagagagagggagacacagaatcggaaacaggctccaggctccgggccatcagcccagagcccgacgcggggctcgaactcacggaccgcgagatcgtgacctggttgaagtcggacgcttaaccgactgcgccacccaggcgcccccgttttcACCTTTTAATTGCATCTTCCCTTTGGATACGCAGATAGTTCTATCAGTAAGCATCCATGCAGTGCCGTCCACGCTGAAGGTCACTGGGTGCCGCTCAGGGAAGGCATTTGTGAAGCTAACCAGGCTACCACACTCGGCCAGAAGTAGACGTTGTGTATGGTTTCGGTGGGGTTAGTTGTTCACTCTGAATTCTGTGACTAAACAAAGTATGTTTGGATTAAGTGTGCAGCCAGACAGTTTAATATAAACTGTTGTAACAAAATCTTCCATTTCTAAGCCctaataactattttattttattttttttcttgttttagggTGAATCCGTAAAATATTTCCTGGATAACTTGGATAAACTTGGAGAAGCAgtaagtttttgtttatgtttattgcTGTTTGAAAGCAATAGGTTATTAGGAGGTTTAGAAAAATTATGTATCGAGCTGTTTGCTCTTCCTTCGTCCTGGAGGCAGCTTTCGGACTGTTCCAGCTtcattttgtctccctctgtcatcCAGATCGCTGCCATTTCCCTGAAGAGTGGCCTGTCCTCTGGTTCGTGAACATAAAACTGTTTAGAGAAAGTTTATGTTTGAAAATGAGATTGCACAATATCTATTCTACctcagtgtctgtgtgtgtgtgtgtgtgtgtgtgtgtgtgtgtgtgtgtgtaagcagaaACGGGACACGGTGGGTTGACTGATTTCAAAACCTTTCAGCAAACGGTATTTTTCAGCTCGGAAGCGCTTTGCGTTGAGTTACAGTGTGGGAGGGCTGGATTCTGAAGGCCGGCTGAAGAGACCCCCGAGTAGGAGAAGGAGTCACCCTGGGAAGGAGAGTTTCTGATTTTCCTCTCAGCTGGCACCGTGGCTGGCTGGGGCTCCCGGGCCTGCTGCGGGCAGGGCGTCTGCTCTGTTCTCTGTGCCAGTCTCACGCCAGAGACTTCCCTGGAAGACAGGTTGCTGCTGCTCAGAAAATGTCTGCAGGCCATGGCCCCACAGTCATTGGCCCTGCTGGATTTACGGCAGCGTTCTTGGCCTCCTCTTTAAAGCAGATTTCTCTAATACGTTGTAGTACAGTCTCATGGGTTCTTTGAGGTTACCTTTCaaagtaaaactgaaagaaaacccGCAATGAAAACCCCGCTGCAAGTAGGAAGGTGGCATACTAACGTATCTAGGACATGCGAAAATGTACCTTCTTTTTGCAAGATAAATTTTGCATCCTCTTATTTTGGATTTTGCCAAATCGTACTTGTCTGCCCTGAAGTccgtttgtttttctcttgcctgTCTCCTGGACACGTGTGTTCCAGAAGTCGGGAATCTCTGTATGAGTCTGCGTAGTAAGACTTGATTTCGTGGTCTCTTTTCCATCTGGTTAGAATGTAAGCCTTAAAAAAGTTACATGTAGGCCAAATGGAGAGAGCCTTAGCAGGGAAACTAGTTTTTAAGAGTTACCGCATGTTTTCCAAACCAGACGGTGCTGATTTGACCTGCTCTTCTCAGTTTGCCTTTTCAGATCAGCTTTCCTTGAGCACAGCATTCAAAGTAGGTCCCTTGTCTTGCATTCAGTTTCAGCCCTTGCTTTTTTCAAAGATCTTTGCTTTCTCTACAGCTGGTTATTTCTGTGTTTGCTTGTCTTCTACCTGCACCTCTTGCCATAAGGGCAAGGATCTCATCTCTTGATGGTGAAGGGTTGAGTTCCTGATGCCTAGTgacaatgcctggcatacagcaggcactcaacaaataacTTCTGAATGCATGGCCGTAGGCCCCTTTGTACTGGCTGCTCAGAGTCTTAGGTTGAGAACAGTTCCGAGGCCACATCTGGAGTAAACCAGAAAAGGCGCTGCGATCAGTAAGTAGGTCGGTGTAAAGGAGGGAGGACAAAGCTGGCTGGGCTACAGGCTGGCCATTCATCCTGGCGTGTCAGACTCGTCACAGGGTTGCATTTGCTTCTCCGTTTCTGAAGTACCAGGGGTGCTGAAGCCCAGCCGTGCGCCCCTTGACCCTCTGGGAGGTGGAACAGCGCAGAGTCCAGGACGTGGCTCTGCAGCCAGACCACCTGGGTCCCCATCCCAGCTCCCCACAGCCTGTCTCTGTGTGAGCAGAGGCATCTCTAAACCCGAATTTCTTGATATCATGGGCATCGTACAAGACCTGACCTCACGGGGTTATGGGATGGTTATGTGAAATAAACCCTGTGTCTTAGTCTGCTCATTGTGCTGAGACAGAATACCATAGACCGGGTGGCTTAACAGCAGACATTTACTTCTCACGGTCCTGGAGGCTGGTAGTCTCAGATCAAGGGGCCAGCGTGGTCATTCTCCGGTGAGGActtttcctggcttgcagactgtGGCCTTCTCTCTGTGGCTTCTTCACATGGCTTTTACTCAGCACATACACATGGAGAGACAGGGATCTCTTAACTCTTCTTCTAAGACCGCCAAGACTGTGTGATCGAGACCCTTCCCTAGGACTTCATTTATCCCTGCTCGTGTCCTACAAGCGCCGTCCCAGAGTACAACCACTTTGGTGTTAGGGCTCCAGCGTGTGAACTTTGGGGGGACATAGTTCAGTCCGTAGCGCTCGGTAAGGTATTGGGAACAGTGCCTTCCATGTAGGAAGTGCTCGGTGTTGGCTGTTTTGCTCTTTGATCCCTGATTGTAGGAAACTCGTTCTAGTCAGAGACAGAATTACAACATACATAAAACCACGCAGAGGACAATTAAATGGTACTGATCATGAAGGTCGTATTAGTTCCTAGAACAGAGAGAGGTGTTTTGACCGGAGAGGCTGGAGCTGGGCCATAAGAGTATATGAATCTGAACTGTCTGAAGGGGGAGGCGGACTTAGAAGAGGAGTTGCGGCCCCCCAAGATGGGAGACAGCTGGGTGTGTTTAATTTTAGGAGGCACATCCGTCTGGCAAAGGACACGTGACAGTCTTGGCTCTGACTTATAAAAACAGATTCCTAGAAGGCATCAGCTGGGGTTTGGATGCATCGTTCTTGCAGTTGCACTTGTGCAAGTGGATGGTCGTGGAACGGTCTCAGGGTGTGCAGCTTTGGgcagatcttgatctcagctctgtgGTAAGCCTGGACAATGTAGAACAGAGCCTGCCGGTTCCAGAAAAGCCAGGAGTAAAGAGGGTCGTGAAAGCCAGTCAGCCAAGTGTGGACCGGGTGCAGTGAAGAACCTCACCGTAAGTTCTGAAGTCACGGTGCCGGGGGGTTGGTCTGAGCGGTGTAGGGACGGATCCAAGAGGTGTGAGGCAttcagggcagggagagagattcAGTGGAGAGATAGCAATCCACACCGGAGGAGGTGAAAAAATGGGGGATGGCGGAAATAAGGAGAAACAGGATTGGAAATAGAATCGGTGATGCTAGAGCAGTCCACGGTGACGGGGGGCTAGAAGAACTCTGAGGtcgtgggcgggggtggggcaggaagcaggaaggaaagcGTGCTGGTGGTGCAGAAGGGTCGGCTGGGGAGAGAATGAGTTTTCtgattgagtgtgtgtgtgtgtgtgtgtgtgtgtgcgcgcgcgcgcgagtCGATGACCAAGCGCAGTGAACTTTTAGACATGAGACGCGGGCCACCTGACGGGAGCCTGCCTGGCGGTCCCAGCCTTctggattccctctctgcccagcAATGCTGGCGGGAGGCGCAGCAGAACAGCTGGACTGGGTGCCCCGCACGGTCAACTCACTTAGTCCTCGAGGCCCCCTGTGAACCATATGACCCGTATCTCaccagtgaggatgtggagacacagCAGGATTCGGTGacctgcccagggccacacagcttgTGTGTGAAGCGTGGGCTCTGGAACTCACAGTTGTAATCGCTGTTACTCTGCCAGGCCACTTAGCACTTGATTGCATTGTCCTGGTCTGGAGGCGTCATAGGAATTAGCTTTTAGCTTCCTGACTAGATTCTGAGCTTCCAAGTGAGGCAGTAGTAAAGAACTTTTCATTTCTATAGacttagaagttttaaaaaacaaaacaccttaggactggtgtctttctttctttctttctttctttctttctttctttctttctttctttctttctttcttcttttctttcttttctttctttcaagtttatttattttttaaatttatttcgagagagagcacgcaggggagggagagagggagacagaagcccaagcaggctctgcaatgtcagtgcagagcccagtgcagggctcgaactcacaaaccgtgagaccacgacccgagccaaaatcgagttggttgtttaatgactgagccaccccagcaccccagggCTGGCGTGTTTCTGAGGCAGCTGGCACGGGCACACGCGGTAAATTTGTACCCTGTTTCTGGAAAGCAGTTAGGCTTTGAGTGTCCAGGGTCACCAAAATGTTCATAATCTTTGACCTCATAAGCTTATTCCTGGTTATTTTATCTCAGGAAATAgtccagaaaggaagaaaaaaaagtacatgtgtAGAGTTTTAATTGCAAAATTTGTGTTAAAGCAAAAAATTGGAGAAACAACCTTAACGAGCACTAGTAGGAGAATGTTTATGTAAATTACAGACCATTAATCCAGTTGGTATATTTATActgctttaaaatgaaatacaactgTATCAGCACATGTAACCGTTCATGATCAAATGTTAAGCCAAAAAGTAGGGGCAGGCTGAAAATGGTGTGGATGTGCTGGTTATAAGGAAAGTAGTGAGTATGTGAACAGAAGCTAAAAAGAAACCTGGAAACGCTGACATTGTTTATGAAGGCCCCAGAGTCATGTCCTAAACGGTGTGGATTACGGATAACTGAGAAccgcctgcttttttttttttttcttcttaactccATTGTACCGTTTTGAGGAGATAACTATTCACATTATGTATGAcgaaatttcaaaattatattatgCTATTTGGAAAAGCATAAGATACAGCATCGTGACAATTAGCACTGTTTTAAAATCTTGCctcagcttaaaaaaataaagtaaaataaaataaaataaaataataaaatcctgcctcaacttaaaaaaaaaaaaaaaaacagtttgaccCTGACAACGAACATTCAAGAGCTCTCCTGTTCAGTATCGCCAAAGAGCTACGTCAGAGTTCTGGAAAAACGCTAGTTTGAGAAGAAAGAACCAGTTCTAGTGCATCAGGAAGGACGTCGTCAGGGGTAGTCGGGGACTCGTGAGACAAGCAGCCTCCTGTAGGGGTCGCAGGCTGCCTGGTCCCGTTCCCAGGTCAGGGCCCCTTCGGTCTTTGCGAAAGTCGTCCCTTTAAGGCAGGTGGGCCGGGTGTGGTCTCCTTCGCATGACAGGCAGGGCCGCCGTCACTGGGACCCAGCTGCGTGGCGGGACCCTGGAAGCAAACCCAGGAGGTGACCCAGGGCGAATTCAGTGTATTAGCTGTGCTAGGCAAGTTCTGTCCACGCGCGTGGTGTGGCCACAGTCCTAACGCGGAGTGACCCGTGTCAGCGTGCTTAGTCACGTTCTTAGTCCCTTAGTAAGGGAGCATCTGGAATGAGCTAGAGCGAGGTGGGCAGAACCCCGCACTGGGAAGTGACCCGCACGAATTGGTGTTTCAGCCTTCACTGCTTTCCGCggaggggcaggtgggcaggcGGGCGCGTGCGCAGGAAGGTcggaggtgggggggcggtgagggCTGGTACTAAAGGCAGAGGCACAGCGGCGGGCGGGGGGTGAAGGCCACCGGTCGGGAGGACCTAAGTCTGCCGGAATAGCGGGGGTGAACAAAACAGTCCGCGCTGCTCGTTTGCAGCGTATCGTGGACCAGTCTCCGTTCGCTAACAGTTTACTCTACCTTGGCGCTTTGTGATGAGACTAGTCGTGCCGATGCTTGGAGGAAGGCAGCCAGAAGTCCTCCAGAAGGCAAGTTTGTCTGCATGTCCACTCCCTCGACCAGGCAGCAGTACGTTAGAAACTCTCATTCCTTCCGGGTCCCCGAGTCTAAAGCGTTGTCTTCTTTTCCAGGATTACATCCCATCACAGCAAGATATTCTGCTCGCCAGAAGACCCACCAAAGGCATTCATGAGTAcgactttgaaattaaaaatgttcctttcaaAATGGTTGATGTAGGTGGTCAGAGGTCAGAAAGAAAGCGGTGGTTTGAGTGCTTTGACAGCGTGACGTCGATACTTTTCCTTGTGTCCTCAAGTGAATTCGACCAGGTGCTTATGGAAGATCGACTGACCAATCGCCTGACAGAGTCTCTGAACATTTTCGAAACGATCGTCAACAACCGGGTTTTCAGCAACGTCTCCATAATCCTTTTCTTAAACAAGACAGATTTGCTTGAGGAGAAGGTGCGAATTGTGAGCATCAAAGACTATTTCTTAGAATTTGAAGGGGATCCCCACTGCTTAAGAGACGTCCAAAAATTCCTGGTGGAATGTTTCCGGAACAAGCGGCGGGACCAGCAGCAGAAGCCCCTGTACCACCACTTCACCACCGCGATCAACACGGAGAACATCCGTCTGGTTTTCCGCGACGTCAAGGATACTATTCTTCATGACAACCTCAAGCAGCTCATGCTGCAGTGACGTGCAGAAGACTGGCTGGTTTCATACCTTGTGTCCCTTtgattgttttctgtgtgttttgtttcttaacatagCAGTTTACAGCAGGAATTAGAAGAGTCTTGATTCTGAGTTTAACTTCTGGGAAACCTTAGTCGTCCTCCCTGCGGACCTTGGTTTGTGGCGCAAAGCTGCCGAATAGCACACGCCGAGCCCTGTCAGAGTTCAGCCTTTGCTCTGTTTCACTGTGGCTTCCACTTGACGGGGGTGTAGTTCCCTGCCGAGCGTCTTCCTAGGTACAGTTCAGCCTTTagcttcttcccctcttccagctGAGTTCTCCTGTAGTGCCAAGTAGAGAAGGTGCCCTTGACTGTTTCTCGGGATGAGGTTAAGAATATCCGGTTCTCAAACAAGCAAGACCCCTTTTTTGTCGGCCCTGCCCACGGCAGCGACACCTGTGCCGAGCCTTACGGTGACCTGTTTGAAAGGTGACCTGTTGGAAAAAAGTTTGATCTAAGGACTGGCATTCTGTAGATGCACACAGATTTAGCCTTCGTGTGTTTTTAATTGCTTATATACCCAAcagttgtttcattttaaaatttctgtggtTTCTCAAGGTAATGTTCTTACTTagtgttttaaagtttacataAGGATTCCTGGTCTGATGCTAACGAAAGTTCACGAATGGtacggggcagggggcggggagcaaGCAAATGCCTTACATAGTGTTTTGATCCAAAGCGACGAGTGAAATATAATTTGCCCTTTTCATGTTTAAATCTCATGTAATAAATGTGCCATATGTGAAACGTTCTGGCCAAGCAGCAACTGAAAATGGCAAGTAGCTTGATAAGGGAGCTTTCTGGATAAACAGAGCCTCTCCAGGACGTTCTGTGCTTTTACTTCTCGGACTTTGACGTCCTGTCCCGGGATTCGGGTCCTCGCTGTAGAGAAGAGCTGTTGTGGCCGTCACagacatcttttttcttttgctctcctGCCTGTTCCCATCAGCTCCGGCCTGGCGCCCATGggaggttttgtttatttggcaGCTTGCCGAGGGCAGAGTTTTCCTGTCAGGCTCCTCAAGAAGGCATGATCTGAGATTCCTGTTCATTCTCGGTGGCTCTCTGAAAGACGCAGCACGTACATGCTTGTCTCGTTATTGCTTATGAGCTTCTAGCTTTGCTGAGGTACATTTGGAATGTTTTGAGGCTGCTTCTAAGAATAAATAGTAATTTCTTCAGTTCACACCGAAAGAGGATCCCATATGACCTCTCCTCGCCCCTCACCGACCTGCGGGCGCACCCCTGAAGCGGCTCGTGATGACGGGTCTGGTCATCGTGAGCTCAGCGGGCTGGCTGGTGTCCTGGGGACACCGCCCGGCCGGTTGTGTGGCATGCGACCGGGACTAGAGAGACAGGTGCCCGCGGCCGGTGGCCGTTTGCAGAGTCCAGCAGCTTTTCGCCTTTTCCTGAAAATTGTGATTAAGACTGTGATATCTGCCACTTTACTGTAGAGCTGTGTTCTCAGGTATTCCGTTGCCTCGAAGGTCCTTGCGAGATGGGTCAGCATGACGGCTCACGCGGCCTTTCCGAGGCCGCGGCTCTTGGTCCGTCTGCCGTCTGGCGGGAGAATAGGGCTTTGCAGGGAGCGAACCAGGGGTTGCTCGTGCCGTTCCTGACCTTTCCTGCGCTTCCGGCACCGTTCTACCTGCGGTAGCCTCGCTGTTTCCGTGCCTCGGTGATGCGCGAGCCACAGACACGCAGCCCTGCGTCCTCGTGCGGGTGGTCACGGTATACAGTCCACGCGGGTTTGAGTCCTTCCGCAGCCGGTGCTTCTTGCCAAGAAGAGCGTGGTGTCCCAGTTCACAGAATTAGGATTCAAGCTCAGTGCTAGGGAGTATCCGAATGTGTGCACAGTAGCATTGGGACTTCTTGCTGGAGAGTCTGTGTGTGGATTTTGCAGATGGTCCCCTGGCCTAGCCAAAGCCATTGGCCTCCAGTGGAGGCTCGAGTTCGTTCCCTGCAGAAGAGGCAAGTCGGTCTTGTTTATTCAGTTCTGTTGAATATTGACGACCTGCACGCGGAGCAGGCCCGTTGCCTGACGAGTCCCCCGGTGACCCCCTTTTGACTGCCTCCAAGCAGTGTCAGAACGCCTCGTACGTAATGGTATTATTTTCTGTACCTGTGAGTTCTCGAGCTCTCCTTCCTGATGTGCCGCCTCCGATGTCTCAACGTTCTTTTAAAGCGAAACCTAGGCCGTATCCTGAGGCAGCAGATCACTTGTATTGAATGGCACGCTTGTTGAGACAGAGGAAGTGCGAGGCTCAGTCTGAAGGCTTTGGTCCACCCTTTTGGAAACCATCGGAAGGAGTCTCCTACCTGTATTGTGAAAACTGGGTCCTTTGGAAACACCGCTGTGCGAAGGAGGAGGTGAAATTCAGGACCAAACGAAAGGGCGCTCGTAGCTTTCACCGCGCCACTTTCTCAGAGCAGTTGTTTGGTGTGTTGGCTTTTCAAAGTCTTACTGGTTATGATTTACAGTAAGATGTGCCTGATTCTCCATTATGTTGTGTTCTTTGAATCTGAATGTCTTGTCCTTTAATTCTTGAAAATGTCACACAAGTGTCCTCCTTGGCCTCAAAGAAATGTAGAGCAGAGTTGCCTTATAAGTCAAAGAACACCACGCATCTGGGCCTTGATTTTTATAGGGAAAAGGTTTTGTCACGTTTTCCGAAGAGCCACATCATTTAAGGCTTGCCCCTGccacttaaatattattttttgatagCCCGAATCGTTGCTTTCTGCCAAATAGCGTATGAATCGGAAGTGTTCGCTTGAGTGTTACTGTCTGGAAAAGGCACTTGGGTGGCGAGACGGCAGCCACGGCCAAAGAAGGTGATGTGGCGTGAACAGGATCCTCcgtttttgtttcgttttcttGGAAGTCGCCCTGGTGGGTATTTCACATAGTGAAGATCCTCTGGGCGATCTCTCAAGCGGGTTTGTCTGGGGCAGCCCTCCTGCACCCGGTGACGGTGGCTGGTTTAAAGCAGAAGGAAGTTAAGAGTACGCGGATACCAGAAATGATTCGAAGTTCCGTTTGGACGCAGCAGAAATcgtgggctctttttttttctttttctgtaagagAGAATGAGTAAATCTTAACCTCCGGCGTAACCCCAAATACTTGTATTTATGCTTTTGATAAGATGTATTTTCAGCATTAGTCCACATAACCGGTTATGCCTTATTTATGTGAAGAATGAAGTTACCaagttctgttctgttctgttctgagATTCCAGTCACTATTTGAGAAGGCCTCAGATTGGTGCTTTCATTATGTAATGATACATTTagacaaaaccccaaaccaagcCATCTGAAACAAGGTTCTCTCCATTGCAATTTGTAGCAGTGTCATTTCTGTGTATGTAATAAGAAGGCTAAATATCAGTGTTAACTCTGAATTTCTTGTTTGAAATCCATGAAATCATGTCTGTAAAGCTTAGTCAAACATTTGTAACAAACTCCCCAATAAATCTAGAGAAAGACACTCTGTTAACCTTTTTactgcttttagttttatttaaggaATCAAGAGCAGAAGTTTTGCCTGTGTCTTTTTCAGTTCAAAGTTTGACTTAGTCCAGGGGTCACCTTGTGTCGCTTTCCTGTCATTTTCCCGTTGTGCTGCTGCCTGCACAGGGActgattttcctttcttgataGGAAACAGGCTGGCCTTCCAGCCCAGTAAACTCGAGGAAGGGGGGAATGGATGAgagcttgggggggtggggggcgggggtggcggtAATGAGTCTCCACATTCCAAATACGGCAGACGGtataatacatacatacccaTTATTTCATGGTACGAGGTTAGGGCTTAATGAATTTATGCTAGAGATTGAAGTGTAAGTCTAAGCCTGAACACTTGAAACGGGTTGGACTTTATGGCTTTTTCAAGTCCCATCAAGGCAATGTTAGCCTTAGGCCGGTAAGTGATGAGTAACATCATGTGAAGGGCAGTGTTTGTACCGCTATCATTCTTGTGTCTTTACTTGAATGTATAGTTAGCGTTGAGTCAACGTGTGCATCCTTGTGGCATCCAGGTCTAACCCATCTGACCTCGCACGCCAGAGCTCAGATGGAACAAAAAAGAGTTAAGGATGGGGCAGTATCTTCTCGGTTGGTGGGAGGTTTTGGAATCTGTCCAAATCTGCTGTTGATAATGACAAAAATTTCCAGATGGATCGAAGTATGCAAGGACCCACCATGCAGCACCTTTCAGTCTGTGGGTGTCGTGACAGAAATATGCTAGCTACTTGGTATCTGATTTGGGTTTGCATTCAGAAAGCTTGTTGATGATGTCTCTTGCCATAATAAGTGATACCTTTGTCCTCAGTTACGCCTACTCGATGGTACCAAGGGGGAAACacagagggagcaggaaggggtgAATTCTCGGGAGGTATATGTAACAGCACAACCAGCTTCACCTCTTACTTGAAGGCAGAACGGCAAAATGTTTCAAATGGCTTTTCTGTACTACTCCACCGTGATGAGAGCTCATTTACCACAAGAAGCCTTATCAAAAGTAT belongs to Acinonyx jubatus isolate Ajub_Pintada_27869175 chromosome E1, VMU_Ajub_asm_v1.0, whole genome shotgun sequence and includes:
- the GNA13 gene encoding guanine nucleotide-binding protein subunit alpha-13 isoform X2, giving the protein MLVSVFGGGMRVLVDAREKLHIPWGDDSNQVSGDKMMAFDTRSSMAAQGMVESQVFLQYLPVIRALWADSGIQNAYDRRREFQLGESVKYFLDNLDKLGEADYIPSQQDILLARRPTKGIHEYDFEIKNVPFKMVDVGGQRSERKRWFECFDSVTSILFLVSSSEFDQVLMEDRLTNRLTESLNIFETIVNNRVFSNVSIILFLNKTDLLEEKVRIVSIKDYFLEFEGDPHCLRDVQKFLVECFRNKRRDQQQKPLYHHFTTAINTENIRLVFRDVKDTILHDNLKQLMLQ
- the GNA13 gene encoding guanine nucleotide-binding protein subunit alpha-13 isoform X1 gives rise to the protein MADFLPSRSVLSVCFPGCVLTSGEAEQQRKSKEIDKCLSREKTYVKRLVKILLLGAGESGKSTFLKQMRIIHGQDFDQRAREEFRPTIYSNVIKGMRVLVDAREKLHIPWGDDSNQVSGDKMMAFDTRSSMAAQGMVESQVFLQYLPVIRALWADSGIQNAYDRRREFQLGESVKYFLDNLDKLGEADYIPSQQDILLARRPTKGIHEYDFEIKNVPFKMVDVGGQRSERKRWFECFDSVTSILFLVSSSEFDQVLMEDRLTNRLTESLNIFETIVNNRVFSNVSIILFLNKTDLLEEKVRIVSIKDYFLEFEGDPHCLRDVQKFLVECFRNKRRDQQQKPLYHHFTTAINTENIRLVFRDVKDTILHDNLKQLMLQ